The following coding sequences lie in one Lolium perenne isolate Kyuss_39 chromosome 2, Kyuss_2.0, whole genome shotgun sequence genomic window:
- the LOC127334948 gene encoding MEIOTIC F-BOX protein MOF: MAPSGKRPVGNADRLSDLPDGLIHSIMAFLTAREAVQTCVLSRRWEDLWCSMPCLDIDERQFHVIGSRAYYEVWDDMSEDEDDIDSASLEEFVNNLLMFHSAPRLDRFRFHVASSHGNTKFVNSWIRRGVKRCPKVVEIHSTDGCKLPHLGGSSSSRLNRLHLTGITLDKTFTQQLRSTCPVLDDLELRRCRLDGHTEIVSFTLNKLTIVDCTTNNPSALTIKAPSLTYLQLVITALDRNWQAVVVNQMTRLNKATICLKDSTAMLPCKLLSSLMFAEDLQLTGLRTLANLHIGSGTFPVFCSVRILLLDKCDLSDSCDILGNFLNNAPYLEKLTLQQCKLPECSKKSKAGGNVERTSLQCQETPSFQCLRLKRTEIKYDEDDDVQKLFDLLLGIWRNLQKSTIVIKKASRSYSMM, translated from the exons ATGGCGCCCTCCGGCAAACGCCCCGTGGGCAACGCCGACAGGCTAAGTGATCTCCCTGATGGCCTCATCCACAGTATCATGGCGTTCCTCACGGCCCGAGAGGCCGTGCAGACGTGCGTGCTGTCACGGAGATGGGAGGACCTCTGGTGCTCCATGCCCTGCCTCGACATCGACGAGCGCCAGTTCCACGTAATCGGGTCGAGGGCCTACTACGAGGTTTGGGACGACATGTCAGAGGATGAGGATGACATCGACTCTGCTAGCCTTGAGGAATTTGTCAACAATCTGCTCATGTTTCACAGCGCGCCAAGACTGGATAGGTTCCGGTTTCATGTTGCTTCGTCTCATGGCAATACCAAGTTCGTCAACTCGTGGATACGCCGCGGCGTCAAGCGGTGCCCCAAAGTGGTGGAGATCCACTCCACCGACGGTTGCAAATTACCTCATTTGGGTGGTTCCAGCTCTTCGCGCCTCAACAGGCTGCATCTTACCGGGATTACTTTGGACAAAACCTTCACGCAGCAGCTTCGTTCTACCTGCCCGGTCCTCGATGATCTGGAGCTCAGGCGGTGTAGGCTTGATGGTCATACAGAAATTGTATCTTTCACACTGAACAAGCTGACAATTGTGGATTGTACAACTAACAATCCTAGTGCTTTGACCATCAAAGCTCCATCCCTTACATATCTGCAGCTGGTGATTACTGCTCTTGATCGTAACTGGCAAGCTGTTGTAGTAAACCAGATGACACGCCTCAACAAAGCCACCATTTGCTTAAAAGATTCAACAGCGATGCTGCCATGCAAGCTTCTCTCCAGCCTAATGTTTGCGGAAGATTTACAACTCACTGGTCTTCGAACGCTG GCTAATTTACACATTGGATCCGGTACTTTCCCAGTGTTCTGTAGTGTTAGAATCTTGCTGCTCGACAAATGTGATCTGAGTGACAGCTGTGATATACTGGGAAACTTTCTGAACAATGCCCCTTATTTGGAGAAGCTTACTCTGCAACAATGCAAG CTCCCAGAATGTTCGAAGAAAAGCAAAGCAGGAGGAAATGTGGAGAGGACATCTCTACAGTGTCAGGAGACGCCATCTTTCCAGTGCTTAAGACTTAAGAGGACTGAAATCAAATATGACGAAGACGACGATGTTCAGAAACTGTTTGACCTTTTGCTTGGCATTTGGAGGAACCTACAGAAGAGTACCATTGTGATTAAGAAGGCTTCAAGAAGTTACTCCATGATGTGA